In Acidobacteriota bacterium, the genomic window TTTTTTTAGCACTTCTCTTTTCATTGCTTTTTGATCCTCAAGTAATCGCACTTTAGCAGATTGACAAAATATTTTTGATGCTGAAAAGGGTAGGATACAAAAAGATATTAGTAAAACGAAAGTTTTAATTCTCATGGATATTTTAACCTCCTAAAAAACTACTTGTACATGTTATGTAGCGGCTGAAAAAATTAATCAGATTAAGCCCTAGCCGTTTCAAAAAGGGTAGTTGAAAAAATCAGGATTCTTTCTGAAAATGATCTTTTCAACAAAAAACCGTTTGGGTTCCACTACCCCTATTTCAACAGTAAAATTAATAGTTCGCTCAAATTTGGGAAGAATATTCCTATCGATACAAAGTATATAGATCTATTCCCCACCCTGGTAAATCCCCATTATCGCCTAATAAACCCCTAATATCCTTGGGAGAAATTTCTGATGAAATTCCAGTAAAATGAAGAAGTGTGTAAGCAAAAGAATTACTGTTTGGACCAAGTAGGGGATTATAAGTTACCTTTTTCCCATTAAGCCAATTCATTACCCGGGTAAAAGCACCATCAAAAAATTTTTGGCATGCCCCCTCTTTCAAAGGCAAAGAAAACGCCTTATGTGGAGTTTCATTAGGCTTTGGGTAATCAACTGTATTTTCAGTATAAAACCCGCCTTGCGCAACTAAATAGGAATCCATTGGATTTTTACCTGATGGCCCCCACGATAAAAATTCGGGTGGGTCTGTAATGGCATACCATTTTCGTCAACAGTTTGAGTCAAAACATATGCATGGTAAAAAACTCTGCCATACTCAATTGCTCCCGAACTTGAAGAACTTGTAGTAACAACCTTAAATTTAATCGTTATTTGACAATATTCTTTCTTTTCCTCAACACCACTACTACGAGAATCCGCAAGGTTGGTGGGTGGGTTACAGCCGATTGAGGTAATCCCTGGACTCCAGTATCCAGTAAATTCCCCAGCAACATAATCCTGAGTCAGTCCCGTCGTAATCCAACAATCCCAATAGCGTAACCTGCTCTCCGGTTCTTCCATCAATAAACCTGAAGGGTCTATCAGCCCTACGGGATTATTTTGCACATAGGCATACCGATTCCAGCTTTTAGGATTGTCTGCCCCGCTACTTGCCCGATAAGGGTCGGCTTGGTTGAACCTGCCAATATTTGAAACGTACCCCCGATTAACCGCGTAGTCATTACCCGTCTCAGAATCCCTTTCATAGCTCGTCAGCTTGTGTTTGTCGGTTGAGCCACTGGTGTTGAGGTCTTCACCAAATGGCAGATGAGATTGTCGCCCAACCACATTGCCGCTGGTATCAAGAACAACTCGCGCGCTTAATTTATCACTCAAGAAATAGCGCGTCGTTCCCGATTCGGTCTTGTTAAGCAGGCGACCGACCCCATAAGTGTAGTTGATGAGCAACGCCCCCGATGAGCCGTTATGTTCAGCAAGAACTTGTCCGCCTTGCCAGACGCAATGCGTCACACTTGAGCCCACCGTCTTTTTCACTCGGCGATTTTGATGGTCGTAAGCGTAAGTCGCGGTCGTCCCCGAATCCACACTGACGACCCGATTCTCGGCGTCATACGCATACGAATGGACGCCGTCGTTCGTCACGTTGCCATTCGCGTCATACGCATAATTCGCTGGACTGCCGCCGTTGTTGGTCACTGAGGTGATGCGGTTGTTGGGCACGCCGCCCGATTGCGTCAACGAAATGGCTTGAATTTGATTACCCCCGCTCGTGGCATCATAAACCGATGTCCGATTGCCCCAACGGTCGTACACGAATCGTCGTTGCGCGCTCACTGAATTGGTCGTTTGATTCGAGGTAACAAGTCTGCCGAGATTGTCATAGGTGTACGCCGCGCTCTCGGTCGTAGAATTAATTGACCCGCTGATTGACATCAACTGTCCGCTGTTGCCTGCCGTTGACCCCACGCCGTTTTGTCCCGCCGATGCCGAATAATTGTAGGTCAAGTTCATCAACGAGGTCGCGCCCTTCGTTGCCGTCTGACTGACGAGTTGCAAGCGGTCTGCTGAATAGCTGTAGCTTTCTGTCACCCCGTTACCTAAGCCCAAGCCGGTCACTTGTCCGGCGATGCTGTAACTGACATTGTTCAAATAATCGCTGCCGTTGTTCTGCCCTTGCGTCTGGCTCAGTGACACGACTCGTCCTTTGTTGTCGTGATTGATGAAATAATAATAGCCCGATGGGTAGGTCAATTTCGCGGCTTGCCCCGCTTGATTGTATTGATACGAAGTCGCGTAACTCAGTTTAAATTAATCTCGACTGGAGATGTCTGCTTCATACCATCAAAATCCGTTACCCTCCCTTAATTGGCGGAATTTTTTTTGCGCGTAGTTTATTTTTTAATTCTATTATTTCAGGTGTTATATCTAAATTCACAAATTTGATTTCTTGAGATACACGCTCTAAAACAGGGGTTACCTGTTCGTCTCCTATTGCAGCTAGTACCATTGCCGCCCTTTTTTGCACTCTGTTAGCTGAATGTATCTCGCTTTGTTGGTTATCTTTTTCAACCAACGATAAATTCCGGCTTTCTAAAATTTTTAGTTGTGCCTCTGCTTTTTCGAGTGTGTCAATAAGATATGGAATTGATGAAGTACCAATATCAATTAAGGCTCGCATTGACTGATTCCAATATACCTTTGTTAGGACTATATCTGAATTCATCAAAATAATTAATTGGGGAATAGCTGCTGTTGCTTTTAATTTCCCTAAGATTTCTATGACATCATTTTCCAATCTTTGAGTTATATCTACTCTTCTAAGTTTTGTTTGGGCTTTTGTTATTTGGCGTTGGTTGTGCGTATGCATTGCCTCTATTAAATCTTTCCATGCCCTTTGTCCTTCGTCCTCTCTGCCAAGAATATATGCTTTTTTGTGACTACAACATAATTCTTCAAGCAAGCTAATTAGGGAAGGAATAGCTTTCTTACCGAGTTTAATTAATTGGCTTTTTGCATTTTTTCGTTCCATCTCATCTTGTAACCATAGTTGCAAAGGAATTAATTTATCTTTAGGTTTAATGCTTGATTCTATATGCGGTTTTCCTAGAGATTGGTTTCCTAGAATGAGTATAAAACAACCCCAAAGCAGAATAATTTTATTAAGTTTATAAAACATAATTAAATTTCTCCATGCCCACTAATTTGGTTCTTTCCCAGGTCTGAAATCAATACTAAAATCAATGTCCCTTTCCATATTACATGAAAGATTGCCTCTATTTGCGCGCCATCTGAATCGATAAGTCCCAGTTACTTCTAAACTGATTACGAAACTGTTTCGGAAACTTGCAGTTGCGCTTTACTCATTTGGAAGAATGGCTGAAGGTAAAGTTTATGATACGACTTTTGAAAAATAATTTTTATTGCGCCGGATATCAAACAATCGGCAAATAAAATCACGCAGACAATCGTTAATGCCAAATAGTAAAGCTCCGCGATTGGTGGATTAACCGGTTAATCGAAATTTCCCCTTCGCCGGTGTTATTCCTGCGGCGGTTCTTTAGGAGCGTCTGATTTGGTCTTCACTGGCACCTGGCTCAGGCTGTAGCCGCGTTTACCGACACCTAACCGTTTTAATGCATGGGCTGAGGGTAAGCCGGTGGCTTGAAGGTTATTGGCAACCTGATATTTTTTCATTGCGGCTTTGGTGGTTTCGTCATAAACGCCGGTCGCCTCACCTTGCAAGTAACCATTTTTAATCAGCGCCGATTGGATTTCGGCGACTCGTTCAGTGGGAATCGAAGAGATGACCGGGCGGATTGCCGGGGCTTGACTCGCCTGATTCTCATCCGGCTCTTCGGGTGAATCGTAATTTTTTGTCTGTTCGGGTGTCAGGGGTTTTTCGGAGGTGCTTGACGCGACTCGATTGCCATCATTTTCGTCGCCGCTGGTTTTTGACCGCGTCTGATTTTTCGCAACCGTCACCCCTCGACGCCGGGTTGACCGGCTCTTTGCTTTACTGACTTTTTTTGCAGAACCTTTGGCAGCTTTTTTTGATTTGCTCTGAGTTGATTTCTTCTGTTTCGA contains:
- a CDS encoding RHS repeat-associated core domain-containing protein; protein product: MTYPSGYYYFINHDNKGRVVSLSQTQGQNNGSDYLNNVSYSIAGQVTGLGLGNGVTESYSYSADRLQLVSQTATKGATSLMNLTYNYSASAGQNGVGSTAGNSGQLMSISGSINSTTESAAYTYDNLGRLVTSNQTTNSVSAQRRFVYDRWGNRTSVYDATSGGNQIQAISLTQSGGVPNNRITSVTNNGGSPANYAYDANGNVTNDGVHSYAYDAENRVVSVDSGTTATYAYDHQNRRVKKTVGSSVTHCVWQGGQVLAEHNGSSGALLINYTYGVGRLLNKTESGTTRYFLSDKLSARVVLDTSGNVVGRQSHLPFGEDLNTSGSTDKHKLTSYERDSETGNDYAVNRGYVSNIGRFNQADPYRASSGADNPKSWNRYAYVQNNPVGLIDPSGLLMEEPESRLRYWDCWITTGLTQDYVAGEFTGYWSPGITSIGCNPPTNLADSRSSGVEEKKEYCQITIKFKVVTTSSSSSGAIEYGRVFYHAYVLTQTVDENGMPLQTHPNFYRGGHQVKIQWIPI
- a CDS encoding peptidoglycan-binding domain-containing protein, producing the protein MIKKSSAAKNSKQKKSTQSKSKKAAKGSAKKVSKAKSRSTRRRGVTVAKNQTRSKTSGDENDGNRVASSTSEKPLTPEQTKNYDSPEEPDENQASQAPAIRPVISSIPTERVAEIQSALIKNGYLQGEATGVYDETTKAAMKKYQVANNLQATGLPSAHALKRLGVGKRGYSLSQVPVKTKSDAPKEPPQE